From the genome of Anopheles moucheti chromosome 3, idAnoMoucSN_F20_07, whole genome shotgun sequence, one region includes:
- the LOC128302496 gene encoding m-AAA protease-interacting protein 1, mitochondrial has translation MFVVQSGVVKFKLFTRSFHSFSRFYSIANSHKVVGSKLPLCGAYVQRTAAVWSPGTSGLLSGSSTVNNNNHNIVQTRWNSTDEQSSRQRIRKPLTLMDFPQLVWPSVIKTIRNWIMVHFIIRPYFDREFALPDFIQGAKQALQVVSSSLAGGEVKQLEGLVDRTAINDLKQSIAKMSVAERYDIQVDKEDVYFSFPYQVGVMFDESNDDSQKRFVEITMVFHVLRGLKGMIERGESVPLNVGVLPEFRDKISICNYRFIKEFTKGVDSDWTVNVVNHFKPSDYVEE, from the exons ATGTTTGTTGTTCAAAGTGGTGTGGTAAAGTTCAAGCTATTTACCCGAAGTTTTCATAGTTTTTCGCGTTTTTATAGCATTGCAAACAGTCACAAAGTTGTAGGATCTAAATTGCCATTATGTGGCGCATATGTTCAACGTACTGCGGCCGTGTGGTCACCAGGCACGAGCGGTCTTCTCAGCGGTTCTTCGAcggtaaacaacaacaatcacaaCATTGTGCAAACGCGATGGAATTCCACCGATGAACAATCTTCCCGGCAACGGATTCGCAAACCTCTAACGCTGATGGATTTCCCGCAACTGGTGTGGCCGTCGGTGATAAAAACCATCCGCAACTGGATAATGGTTCACTTTATTATCAGACCGTACTTTGACCGTGAGTTTGCTCTTCCCGATTTCATCCAGGGAGCGAAACAAGCACTGCAG GTGGTATCCTCATCGCTTGCCGGAGGAGAGGTAAAACAACTAGAAGGACTGGTTGACCGAACCGCGATAAATGACCTAAAGCAGTCGATTGCTAAAATGTCCGTAGCCGAACGATATGACATACAAGTGGACAAGGAAGATGTGTATTTCTCGTTTCCCTACCAAGTTGGCGTCATGTTTGATGAATCGAACGATGACAGTCAGAAACGGTTCGTCGAAATTACGATGGTTTTTCACGTGCTCAGAGGTCTTAAAGGGATGATTGAACGTGGTGAATCAGTTCCGCTGAACGTTGG CGTTCTTCCTGAGTTCCGGGACAAAATAAGCATCTGCAACTATCGTTTTATCAAGGAATTTACCAAAGGCGTCGACTCGGACTGGACTGTGAATGTAGTGAACCATTTCAAGCCAAGTGACTACGTCGAAGAATGA